The stretch of DNA CGGAGTCCTGCCATGGCTGCGTCGTCGGGTGCAAGCGGGTAATGGACATCAAGGAAGGCCCGTTCAAGGGACTTGCAGGCCCCGGGCCGGAGTACGAAGGGGTCGGCGCCGTGGGCAGCAACCTGCTGATTGAGGACATGGGCGCAGTCATAAAGATTAACCAGATGTGCAATGACTACGGCATGGATGTCATCTCTTGCGGCGGAACCATAGCCTGGGCCATGGAGTGCTTTGAAAAGGGCATTTTGACGGCCAAGGACCTTGATGGCATTGAATTGAAGTGGGGCGATGCTGATGCCACCATGAAGATGATTACTAAGATAGCCAAGCGGGAAGGCATTGGGGATGTGCTGGCTGAGGGGTCGAAGCGGGCGGCGCAGAAGATCGGCAAAGGGTCGTCCGATTTCTTGGTAGAGGTCAAAGGCATGGAGGTTCCCATGCATGATCCCAGGACGAACCACGGGCTGGCACTTTCCTATGCCACCGGTGCGCGCGGAGCCTGCCATACCAGCGACCCGCTTTACAGCGTCGGAACGGGCGTCTACGCCTTTCCTGAGTTTGGCTTGACTGGGGCTCTGGCAGCTCAGGTCAAGATCAGTAAGGGGTGGGGCCCGGTAACTAAGGGCGCGCAGGACTACGGAGCGATATACAATGCTGCCATACTTTGCTACATGGTGACGGGTGCAATCAATGCAGAAGACCTGGTTGACCTTATGGTCACGTCGAGCGGGTTCGGCTACACTCTCCCGGAGCTGGCTGAGTGTGGCGAGCGGATATGGCACATGAAGCGCGGCATCAACAACCTCATGGGGATGACGGCCAAGGATGACAAGCTACCCCAGCGGATCATTACGGCGCCCACGGAAGGCGGAGCGGCTGGATCATCGCCGGACATGAAACTGCTGATGGAGGAGTTCTACCCGGCGAGGGGACTGGCTGCGGACGGACGCCCAACCAAGGAGACACTGGCCAGACTCGGGCTGAATGACCTGTCGGCCAAGCTGTACAAGTAGTATCCAGACAGAGCGAGTATTCTGTAGTAGAGTGGCCCCTCGCCCAAGGGCGAGGGGCCACTCTTTTTTAGATGTCTCCCAGCCACACTGCCAATGGGATGCATTGATGGGCAGCGAGGTGATAAAATACATCATTGGACTCGGAGAGTTGCTCATCAGCAGACTCCTGATTTACGACGGCCTTAGTTCGAGATTCAGTAAGGTAAGGGTGAAGAAAGACCCCAAATGTGAGGAGTGCGGACCACATCAGCCGCCTCATCTAGGAGCGAAAGGATGAAGGTAAAGGTCAGGATATCCTCGCTGCTTCGTCAATTCAGCCAGATCACTGGTGAACCAGAGGTATTTGAGGTGGCCGCACCCAACGCCATAGAATGCCTGCGAAAGCTGGCTGACCGGTTCCCCTCCATGAGGCAGTGGGTCTACGACAAAGAAGGCAAGGTGCTGGGCCTGATGCAATTCTTCGTCAACGGAGAGAAGCTCCCGGCTGATGAACTCACGACCCCACTCAGGGACGGCGATGAGCTTTTTATCCTTTTTGGCATCGGCGGAGGGTAGTGCCCTCATTGCCGTTCAACAAGTCATATTGTTCTGCCTAAGCACTTCTACTCAGTTGGGGTTATAGAAGGATTCACGTCAAGCTGCAAGCCTACCCTCTGCAAAACAGAGTTCCGGGGTATAAGGCAGACAGCTTGGCTCAACCTGCTGGTTGCCCCCAATACGTCGCCTGAATTAACATAACCTTGAAAGGAGTAGCACCATAATGAGAGCCGCCACAATCTACGGTCCGCGCGACATAAGAATGGAGACGGTGGAGCACCCATCTATCAAAAAGGATGAGATATTGGTGAAAGTGAAAGCCTGTGGAATATGCGGCACTGATATACATACCTACAAGGTAGGTAAGACATCGACATCTCAATCTCAACAACCCATCATATTGGGTCACGAATTCAGCGGTGAAATAGTCGAAGTAGGGCAGTCAGTTTTAGGTCTGAAGACGGGTGATAAGATAGTGGGGACTGGCTACCGCGCCTGTGGGAAGTGCCACTGGTGTCAAACAGGTCAATCCGACAGATGCCCCAACCCCACAGTTCCCGGAGAGGGCATGGACGGTGCCTTTGCTGAATACGTTGTGGTCCCCAACCCGGCGCTGGGGAAGACAATCTTCCACATACCGGAAAACCTGAGCTGGGAGGAAGCAGCTACCGTGGAGCCCCTGTCCGTTGCCTGCTTCGCAGTGTCACGAGCACGCATTGAGCCAAATCAGGCTGTCGTCATCCTGGGAGCGGGAATGATCGGCCAGTGCATAGCCCGGGTGTGCAAGGCTATGGGGGCCAAAGTCATTGTCAGTGAGCCTTCTATCATACGCCTGACAATGGCCAGGAAGTCCGGCGCTGATGTGGCTCTGAACCCCAGGGAGACTAACCCTGTCGAGGTTGTCGCAGAGGTTACCTCAGGGGAAATGGCTAGCGTCGTCTTCGAGTGTTCAGGGGCACCCGCTGCCTTCCGCCAAGCGCCATTGCTGACACGGCCATTCGGCAGGATAATTCAAGTGGGCATGTTTGAGGACACCCTTGAGCTGCGCCCGGAACTACTAAGCCTCATGTTCAACTTCAGAAATTTAACCCTGCGTGGCTCCGGGGGCCAGAGATGGGACATGGCGGTCGAACTTATGCAGACTGGCCAGGTGAAGACAAAGGAACTGATAACACATAAATTCCTCCTTGAGAACATCAAGGAGGCTTTCGAGGCCCAGATCAACTCAGACGAAGCAATAAAGGTCCTCATAGAGCCCGGGGTGACTTGACAACCTCCCGTTTGATTGGTATAGTAACAACACTTAGCATTGCACAAACAGGTTTCCTGTACCAAGAAGAGTACGCGACTGGGAAAAGAGGGGGGATAAGACAGCGGGGTACTTCTCTGCCAGAACGGCCCTGCTCTAAATTCTAAGACTGGATCTACTTCTCCATATTCTTTGGATTCGGACTCTCAAGATCCTTTTTGTGTGATGCACTTTAATTTGATATAGTAAGATGCGATCCAGCTATCGTTTGATATTAGAACCAGAGGCAATACTTTTTGAAAATGCCAATGCCTAGAACAAAGCCGGCAGCCATTAGCGACCATTATCTCTGTCTGTTATCTCAAGCTGTTGTTCATCACCGTAAGAACTCACTTGCCATTGACACCGATTGCCTCTGGTTAAAGTCAAAGCGCAGGTCTATCCAGTACCCATATTGTGAAGATACTCGCCGTCTGCCGAAGGCGGCGACAATTTTTTAAAAACTAAACAACATCAACATTAAACCTGATCTAGGAGCTTGGGTCACGACTATTTGCCCAAAGCTAGGCTGGGCGCAAGCGAACGGTTGTTTTGTGCCTAACTTATCCGCGTTGTCCGAGTGGTGACCCACCCTCCTAGTAGCCAGCCAAATCAGTGGTCGTATGTCACGGCAGAAGGGGGGAAACAAGCCATATCGCAACGAGTCCACAGGGCAAATCGAACTTTCCAAGAGCCAATATATCTAGAGAGGAGGCAAGTATGGCCAAAGATGAGAGATATGATTTCGTTATTGTAGGTGGTGGACCCAATGGAGTAACTCTGGCCGCCTACCTGGCCAAGTCCGGACAAAGCGTCTGTGTTCTGGAGGAGAGGACGGAGGCCGGCGGAGCCTGCGAGAACACGGAGCCTATAGCCGGTGTGAAAATAAACCCCCATGCCATCATGCTCTATGCAGCACCAGCGCCCGGCTTCGAGCAGTTGGAGCTGTGGAAGTATGGCTGGCGCGTCGGCGAGAATGAGATGGGCGACCTCATGGCAGATGTCGACCGGGGCGTTGCCTGTAGCTATGGCATGTCGCCGCTGACAGACAAGGATAAGATGGGTTTTGCCAAGATGGCCGGATTGCTGACCCAACCCACGTTCACCAAGGAACTGCTTCGCTCCGTATTCTGGTGCCCGCCGCATCCACCTGAAGTAGAGGTAACCATAGACAACATCCCCTACATGCAGGTCTACAAGAAGTATCAGCCGGACGTCTGGACTGAAGAGATGCTGGACATGGATATGTTCGACCTGATGGACGAACACCTGGAAAGCGAACCGTGGAAGGTGCAGCAGGCGTTCATCGCCTGGTACTCCGGCGCCGCCGGACACTGGAGGGGCGTGGCAGTCCCAGCGTGGGCCTGTGCCATTACTCTACTCATTCCCGGCCGCATGAGGCCCCCGCGCGGAGGCATGCACGATTACTTCCACGCTGTCATGCGCTGCGCCATAGCTCACGGAGCCACCATACGCACGTGCTGCCCGGTTGATGAGATCATTATCAACGACGGCGTAGCAGTCGGCGTGCGACTGAGAGAAACAGCCACCCAGGCAGGGAAGAAGATCTGGGCCAAGAAGGCCGTCATCAGCGACGTCGATGTCAGGCAGACCTTCAACAAACTGGTCGGGCCAAGCCATGTGGACCGCGGCCTTCTCCAGAAAGTGAATGACATCAGCCTCAAGGGCGGCAGCATCTTCAACTTCCACTTCTATACCCGCGA from Chloroflexota bacterium encodes:
- a CDS encoding aldehyde ferredoxin oxidoreductase family protein: MAGFEGKTLEIDLSSGKISKGTLDKNILRKFIGGSGLGAKLIFDRVDPHVDPLSPKNPLFLLTGPLSGNTLPGGARFAACGKSPLTNVFGEASSGGDFASELRSSGWDEIILTGASNKPVYILIQDDKVEIKDASDLWGKGNFEVHDLLKERHGGRKPKVVAIGQGGEKLVRFAAVCNGKKDFAARCGMGALMGSKKVKAIVAIGSGKIPLAEPEKFAERRKIVIQKAKDNIITMVLGMSGTVAAVEVSMITGDIPGKNWTIVGNQGAGKIGGAVVNSPAFLGGTESCHGCVVGCKRVMDIKEGPFKGLAGPGPEYEGVGAVGSNLLIEDMGAVIKINQMCNDYGMDVISCGGTIAWAMECFEKGILTAKDLDGIELKWGDADATMKMITKIAKREGIGDVLAEGSKRAAQKIGKGSSDFLVEVKGMEVPMHDPRTNHGLALSYATGARGACHTSDPLYSVGTGVYAFPEFGLTGALAAQVKISKGWGPVTKGAQDYGAIYNAAILCYMVTGAINAEDLVDLMVTSSGFGYTLPELAECGERIWHMKRGINNLMGMTAKDDKLPQRIITAPTEGGAAGSSPDMKLLMEEFYPARGLAADGRPTKETLARLGLNDLSAKLYK
- a CDS encoding MoaD/ThiS family protein; its protein translation is MKVKVRISSLLRQFSQITGEPEVFEVAAPNAIECLRKLADRFPSMRQWVYDKEGKVLGLMQFFVNGEKLPADELTTPLRDGDELFILFGIGGG
- a CDS encoding alcohol dehydrogenase catalytic domain-containing protein, whose translation is MRAATIYGPRDIRMETVEHPSIKKDEILVKVKACGICGTDIHTYKVGKTSTSQSQQPIILGHEFSGEIVEVGQSVLGLKTGDKIVGTGYRACGKCHWCQTGQSDRCPNPTVPGEGMDGAFAEYVVVPNPALGKTIFHIPENLSWEEAATVEPLSVACFAVSRARIEPNQAVVILGAGMIGQCIARVCKAMGAKVIVSEPSIIRLTMARKSGADVALNPRETNPVEVVAEVTSGEMASVVFECSGAPAAFRQAPLLTRPFGRIIQVGMFEDTLELRPELLSLMFNFRNLTLRGSGGQRWDMAVELMQTGQVKTKELITHKFLLENIKEAFEAQINSDEAIKVLIEPGVT
- a CDS encoding NAD(P)/FAD-dependent oxidoreductase, with product MAKDERYDFVIVGGGPNGVTLAAYLAKSGQSVCVLEERTEAGGACENTEPIAGVKINPHAIMLYAAPAPGFEQLELWKYGWRVGENEMGDLMADVDRGVACSYGMSPLTDKDKMGFAKMAGLLTQPTFTKELLRSVFWCPPHPPEVEVTIDNIPYMQVYKKYQPDVWTEEMLDMDMFDLMDEHLESEPWKVQQAFIAWYSGAAGHWRGVAVPAWACAITLLIPGRMRPPRGGMHDYFHAVMRCAIAHGATIRTCCPVDEIIINDGVAVGVRLRETATQAGKKIWAKKAVISDVDVRQTFNKLVGPSHVDRGLLQKVNDISLKGGSIFNFHFYTREKLTARKPWAGKFMGGGYPQDSREIYYDHVADVDGWRGNPRVPPEKALWISTPYERFEPTDKQVTRPEGHIMSPVYFLVPPPEYHVDGPDAINKIKEQMIQYLIKAMSSGPYENLNSDNIIKVWTNTPYDSLFRNTGMIGGTWCGTRHCHDQWAENRPVSELARYRTPIDGLYLCNQTSCHPGGLHLMAIPYNLMHILIEDGLVEPGPWWYSSPYYIPQQGKKSAKRPS